From the Micromonospora echinofusca genome, the window GACCGGTGCCGTCCGAGCGGCCCGCGCCGTCCGACCGGCCGCGTCGTCGGAGGTGTCTGTGGTGGGGTTCGGCGTTCCGCGTTCCACCCAGGGTCGTGCGGCGGTGCCGACCGCACGGGGTGGCGGTGTCAGCCGGCGGGATAGGCGCGGGTCTCCGCCGCCTTCACGGCGGCCCAGACCGGCTGCCCGGGCGCGAGGCGGAGCTGGGCGGCGGCGGCCGGCGTGACGTCCGCGGCCACCCCGATCGGCCCGTCGAGGCGCACCCGCAGGTTGTCGCCGTGCCGCTGCACGCCCGCCACCGTCGCCGCCCAGGCGTTGCGCGGGCTGCCCTCGGGGCGGGTGGGGTGCAGGGCCACCGCCGAGGGCCGGAAGGCGACGAAGGCCTCCCCGTCGAGCCGGTCGGCGACGGTGAGGACCAACCCGTCGGCGACCCGGACCCGGTGCCCGTCGGCGTGGCCCCGGTGCAGGTTCAGCCCGACGAGCCGGGCCACGTAGTCGGTGCGCGGCCGCGCCGTGACGCTCGCGGCATCCCCCTCCTGCACCACCCGCCCCTCCTCGACGACGACGAGCCGGTCGGCCAGCACCAGCGCGTCCAGCGGATCGTGGGTGACCAGCAGCGTGGCCCCCGGGTGCGCGGCGAGGTGCCGGTGCAGCTCCGCGCGGGTGTCCAGCCGGGTACGCGCGTCGAGCGCGGCGAGGGGCTCGTCCAGCAGCAGCAACGCCGGCTCGACGGCGAGGGCGCGGGCCAGCGCTACCCGCTGCGCCTGCCCGCCGGAGAGCTGCCGGGGCCGGCGGTCGGCGTGCTCGGCCAGGCCGACCCGCGTCAGCCAGTCGTGGGCCGTCCGGCGGGCGGCGCGCCGGTCCGCACCGTGGCGCCGGGGCCCGAAGGCCACGTTCTCCAGCGCGCTGAGGTGCGGGAAGAGCAGGTAGTCCTGGAAGACCACGCCGATCGGGCGGCGCTCGGTCGGCGTCCAGACGCGCCCCCGCGGCCGGTCCAGGTCGACGCCGCCGAGGGTGAGGTGCCCGGCGGTCAGCGGCAGCAGGCCGGCGAGCGCCCGCAGCGCG encodes:
- a CDS encoding ABC transporter ATP-binding protein; translated protein: MSTPLLDAHLVVQRDAFRLDVPLRVAAGEVVALLGPNGAGKTTALRALAGLLPLTAGHLTLGGVDLDRPRGRVWTPTERRPIGVVFQDYLLFPHLSALENVAFGPRRHGADRRAARRTAHDWLTRVGLAEHADRRPRQLSGGQAQRVALARALAVEPALLLLDEPLAALDARTRLDTRAELHRHLAAHPGATLLVTHDPLDALVLADRLVVVEEGRVVQEGDAASVTARPRTDYVARLVGLNLHRGHADGHRVRVADGLVLTVADRLDGEAFVAFRPSAVALHPTRPEGSPRNAWAATVAGVQRHGDNLRVRLDGPIGVAADVTPAAAAQLRLAPGQPVWAAVKAAETRAYPAG